Proteins co-encoded in one Halodesulfovibrio marinisediminis DSM 17456 genomic window:
- the mraZ gene encoding division/cell wall cluster transcriptional repressor MraZ: MYFRGRSHRSLDNKGRVMLPTAFRDILLSRSEGGNLVLTTYDRCVMGYPLPDWEEFEQKFHRLKNPSLKLRHFRRLVIGGAEEVVVDKQGRIRIPADHVVYGGLQKDIVIVGQGNKFEIWDKTRFEDLMTLNFDDVADELTESGIDFPI, encoded by the coding sequence ATGTATTTCAGAGGCCGATCCCACCGAAGTCTCGATAATAAAGGCAGGGTGATGCTGCCTACTGCCTTTAGGGACATCCTTCTATCTCGCTCAGAAGGCGGGAATCTTGTCCTTACGACCTATGACAGGTGCGTAATGGGCTACCCATTGCCTGACTGGGAAGAGTTCGAGCAAAAATTCCACCGATTAAAAAATCCATCTCTTAAGTTGCGTCATTTTCGAAGACTCGTTATTGGCGGAGCCGAAGAAGTTGTTGTGGACAAGCAAGGGCGTATCCGAATACCTGCTGACCACGTGGTATATGGTGGGCTTCAGAAAGATATAGTGATTGTCGGACAGGGAAATAAGTTTGAGATTTGGGATAAGACCAGATTCGAAGATCTGATGACACTTAACTTTGATGATGTGGCCGACGAATTAACAGAAAGCGGGATTGATTTCCCGATTTAG
- a CDS encoding UDP-N-acetylmuramoyl-L-alanyl-D-glutamate--2,6-diaminopimelate ligase — MAQTIPMEQLEQQVATGLLTLHIDSRKVKQGDVFIALPGASVDGGKFIGNAIENGAAYIVCREENIPADATDAVFVVTENPKETLGKLASARFGTANLNLKLVGVTGTNGKTTVTSILEFLFAQAGRKTGVIGTVAYRWPGTEIVASMTTPDCLKLHSLLSRMEAAGVENAFMEVSSHALDQNRSAGIRFAGGVLTNVTQDHLDYHGDMESYYEAKKKLFTSVPDDGKLGVVNLDDAYGKRLLPELANGIGFTLTNVEIEGCRILRGEVIESTVDGLKLHMTFEGQEWDIVSPMVGTHNASNLLAAMAVGLGMGLMPDQMQCLSGYNGVCGRLERIPTDKGIYAFVDYAHTPDALVNVLSALRKTGFERIITVFGCGGDRDRTKRPLMGEAVAKGADVAVLTSDNPRTENPNAILEDVKPGLADCKEVHVEVDRKKALELAVSIANPGDCILVAGKGHEDYQVIGTKKVSFSDQAILKELL; from the coding sequence ATGGCGCAGACTATACCTATGGAACAGCTGGAGCAGCAAGTAGCAACCGGTTTGCTAACGCTGCATATCGATTCCCGCAAAGTGAAGCAGGGAGACGTGTTTATCGCGCTTCCGGGAGCCTCCGTTGATGGCGGAAAATTTATTGGAAATGCCATTGAGAATGGCGCAGCATATATTGTGTGCCGCGAAGAAAATATTCCGGCAGACGCAACAGACGCTGTGTTTGTCGTGACAGAAAATCCAAAAGAAACTCTTGGCAAGTTAGCTTCTGCCCGTTTCGGTACAGCTAATCTTAATCTGAAATTGGTGGGAGTTACTGGTACAAACGGCAAAACCACTGTAACCAGTATTCTGGAGTTTCTTTTTGCTCAGGCGGGGCGCAAGACTGGTGTTATCGGCACGGTTGCATACCGTTGGCCGGGTACAGAAATTGTTGCCAGCATGACAACACCGGATTGCCTGAAGCTGCATTCTTTGCTTTCCCGCATGGAAGCGGCCGGTGTAGAAAATGCTTTTATGGAAGTTTCATCTCATGCGCTAGATCAGAACCGTTCCGCTGGTATCCGTTTTGCTGGTGGTGTGCTCACAAACGTGACACAGGATCACCTTGATTATCATGGTGATATGGAAAGCTACTATGAAGCAAAGAAAAAGCTTTTTACCTCGGTTCCAGATGACGGAAAGCTTGGCGTAGTAAATCTTGATGATGCCTATGGTAAACGTCTGTTGCCTGAACTTGCTAACGGTATCGGCTTTACTTTGACTAATGTTGAAATTGAAGGGTGCCGCATTCTTCGTGGTGAGGTTATTGAATCAACCGTAGATGGTCTTAAGCTCCATATGACCTTTGAAGGTCAGGAGTGGGATATTGTTTCCCCTATGGTGGGTACACATAACGCGTCTAACCTGCTTGCGGCTATGGCTGTAGGTCTCGGTATGGGACTCATGCCGGATCAGATGCAGTGTCTTTCCGGATACAACGGGGTTTGCGGACGTCTTGAACGTATTCCAACCGATAAAGGCATTTATGCTTTTGTTGACTACGCGCATACCCCTGACGCGCTGGTAAACGTTCTTTCTGCTCTGCGCAAAACAGGGTTTGAACGTATTATCACTGTGTTCGGTTGCGGTGGTGACCGTGACCGTACCAAGCGTCCTCTTATGGGCGAGGCAGTAGCAAAAGGGGCTGATGTGGCGGTGCTTACTTCTGATAATCCGCGTACTGAAAATCCTAATGCTATTCTTGAAGATGTGAAGCCGGGTCTTGCTGACTGTAAAGAAGTGCATGTTGAGGTGGATCGTAAAAAAGCTCTCGAGCTTGCAGTATCCATTGCAAATCCTGGTGATTGTATTCTCGTAGCCGGTAAAGGCCACGAAGATTATCAGGTAATCGGCACAAAGAAAGTCTCATTCAGCGATCAGGCAATTCTTAAGGAGTTGCTCTAG
- a CDS encoding HD-GYP domain-containing protein, with amino-acid sequence MTTAHSTASESFREAYYQIAKSILESFPKYRPPLDLFVYKDESATLETYCRKGHRLSNEQVDEIHKLCDSGSLFVARADHAVYFKHIVKQLDLVLIDENLKETEIAEVIIQALTIRLEEFMSQPVRPVFETLYKDVMVFTEFLAQDKFRIKLFMRRLAMGEHTLCSHSLNTAITGLWLFFETRKDFKRRDLDKATLALLLHDIGMSKVPSFILAKTEPLKRDERAKIIEHALQGGKVVHKLGFAFDEMVQAIMQHHERLDGSGYPNKLKGDDIGWFGRLTAVADSFSAMITDRNYAKAISPAEAAASLQKDEKRYDSKYASLLNAAYATNLF; translated from the coding sequence ATGACAACAGCCCATTCCACTGCTTCCGAAAGCTTTAGAGAGGCCTATTACCAGATTGCAAAGTCTATTCTGGAGAGCTTCCCGAAGTACAGGCCACCACTGGACCTGTTTGTGTACAAAGATGAGTCTGCAACGCTTGAGACCTATTGCCGTAAAGGCCATAGACTATCCAATGAACAGGTAGATGAAATCCACAAGCTTTGCGATAGTGGAAGCCTGTTTGTAGCCCGAGCAGACCATGCGGTTTACTTTAAGCACATTGTCAAACAGCTTGACCTCGTACTTATTGATGAGAACCTGAAAGAGACTGAAATTGCTGAAGTAATTATTCAGGCGCTAACCATCCGCCTTGAAGAATTCATGAGCCAGCCTGTACGCCCAGTGTTTGAAACACTATACAAGGACGTCATGGTCTTCACCGAATTTCTCGCTCAAGACAAGTTCCGCATTAAGCTCTTCATGCGTCGTTTGGCAATGGGAGAACACACACTTTGTTCGCATTCGCTCAACACAGCGATAACCGGACTCTGGCTCTTCTTTGAAACCCGTAAGGATTTCAAACGCAGAGATTTGGACAAAGCGACACTGGCACTGCTATTACATGATATTGGAATGTCAAAAGTACCTTCCTTTATTCTAGCTAAAACAGAGCCGTTGAAACGTGATGAACGAGCGAAAATCATCGAGCACGCCCTGCAAGGCGGAAAAGTAGTACACAAACTCGGATTTGCTTTCGACGAAATGGTGCAGGCAATTATGCAGCATCATGAGCGGTTGGATGGGTCAGGGTACCCTAACAAACTCAAAGGTGATGATATTGGTTGGTTCGGCAGACTTACTGCTGTTGCAGATTCATTCAGCGCCATGATTACAGACCGTAATTATGCAAAGGCAATATCGCCTGCTGAAGCTGCCGCTTCCCTTCAAAAGGATGAAAAACGTTACGACAGTAAATATGCCTCACTGCTAAATGCAGCATACGCAACCAATCTGTTTTAG
- a CDS encoding ABC transporter ATP-binding protein, with the protein MSRSVVETKGLTRTFYQGGQVIEAVKPLDLIIKHGELVAIQGTSGSGKSTLLHLLALLDRPTGGSYFLDGTDTAQMSDNEQSDARNRLTGIVFQNFYLIPYATAAENVMLPGLYRRTPHPNIRRRAEELLDSVGLGDRINFKPSSLSGGQQQRVAIARAMFNNPPLLLADEPTGQLDTNTSNEILDLFGKINETGKTIIIVTHDPLTADSARRRIIFKDGEVQSDQKQVSVRRGTNTADSTT; encoded by the coding sequence ATGAGCAGATCGGTAGTCGAAACAAAAGGGTTAACAAGAACCTTTTATCAGGGCGGTCAAGTCATTGAAGCCGTTAAGCCTCTTGATTTAATCATCAAGCATGGCGAGCTGGTAGCTATTCAAGGCACTTCAGGCTCAGGGAAATCCACCTTGCTACACCTACTTGCTCTTCTTGATCGCCCTACAGGCGGCTCGTATTTTTTAGATGGAACAGACACAGCCCAAATGTCCGACAATGAACAAAGCGACGCACGGAACAGGCTTACCGGCATTGTTTTTCAGAACTTCTACCTTATCCCATATGCAACGGCTGCAGAAAATGTGATGCTCCCCGGTCTCTACAGGAGAACTCCCCACCCCAACATACGCAGACGTGCCGAGGAGCTTCTTGATTCAGTAGGGCTTGGAGACCGTATCAACTTTAAACCATCAAGCCTTTCCGGTGGACAACAGCAACGGGTCGCAATCGCCCGTGCCATGTTCAACAATCCCCCTCTCCTGTTAGCGGATGAACCCACAGGACAATTAGATACAAACACCAGTAATGAAATCCTCGATCTATTCGGAAAAATAAACGAAACTGGTAAGACAATCATAATAGTAACGCATGATCCGCTCACAGCGGACAGTGCAAGACGTCGCATTATTTTTAAAGACGGGGAAGTACAGAGTGATCAAAAGCAGGTATCTGTCCGCAGAGGCACTAATACTGCTGACAGCACTACATAA
- a CDS encoding glycine betaine ABC transporter substrate-binding protein translates to MYKSLITFLFALALIASAVPVSAEKTPIRFAVPPWAGAIVKAEIATQILEAVGYKTTIISMDADEAYQALDKGEVDVFMSAWLPTQEKLLAPLLKKKNVRVAGVNVAKAHTGLCVPGYAEAKGVKTIADLAPNATKFESTIYTTESGSGMYSFVEDLIQKDTDGLGKWTQKGEPVNNMLDDVIKAFKDKKWVVFSCWEPHWMNITLDMRYLKSADGTKMLINENTINTLIRSDIKTEYPDAFTFLSRFNVNKITQGKWTYDVSIKKQSVKETATSWIKGNLNVVRQWLGNLKAANGDRAGNIIETKF, encoded by the coding sequence ATGTATAAGTCCCTCATCACTTTTCTTTTTGCATTAGCCCTCATAGCTTCAGCAGTTCCTGTATCTGCGGAGAAAACTCCTATTCGATTTGCTGTACCGCCATGGGCGGGTGCAATAGTAAAAGCCGAAATTGCCACTCAAATACTTGAGGCAGTGGGATACAAAACAACCATCATCTCCATGGATGCCGACGAAGCCTATCAGGCTCTTGATAAAGGTGAAGTAGACGTCTTTATGAGCGCATGGCTTCCAACACAAGAAAAGCTACTTGCCCCTCTGTTAAAAAAGAAAAACGTGCGTGTTGCAGGTGTTAACGTAGCCAAAGCCCACACCGGACTGTGTGTCCCCGGATATGCTGAAGCAAAAGGAGTTAAGACAATTGCAGACCTCGCACCGAATGCCACTAAATTTGAATCCACTATCTACACCACTGAGTCCGGATCCGGTATGTATTCGTTCGTTGAAGATCTCATCCAGAAAGATACCGACGGGCTTGGAAAATGGACACAGAAAGGTGAGCCTGTAAACAACATGCTCGATGATGTAATCAAAGCATTCAAAGATAAAAAATGGGTTGTTTTCAGCTGTTGGGAACCACACTGGATGAACATTACGCTTGATATGCGCTACCTGAAAAGCGCCGATGGAACAAAAATGCTCATCAACGAAAACACCATTAACACCCTTATCCGTTCTGACATCAAAACCGAATATCCAGATGCGTTCACTTTCCTTTCCCGCTTTAACGTAAACAAAATAACACAAGGGAAATGGACATACGATGTTTCAATTAAAAAACAGTCTGTTAAAGAAACAGCTACCTCATGGATCAAAGGAAATCTTAATGTCGTGCGCCAATGGCTGGGTAACCTCAAGGCTGCAAACGGTGATCGTGCCGGGAACATAATAGAAACAAAATTTTAA
- a CDS encoding penicillin-binding transpeptidase domain-containing protein, with protein sequence MRFLCVAALIAVVWCSLWARAYCLQVVDTQNLSGRALRQHLTSELVTGRRGKILDRDNRVLASTLAIKSVFVRPYEVESPYTVSVRLAKILGVDPKYIRKKIKKGRNFVWIKRKIDDRTATAIKKQGLKGVYLQTEFGRIYPNKMLGGNLLGYVGVDEKGLAGIEYAFNKTLTGSSSKFVVQRDAAGRRLFLQGAEETTPLQGDDIALTIDSEVQFFAEQAVQYAVNKYDARWGGAMVVDVASGDILAWAQAPMFNPNVYGQYSSSQRRDRIAQDAFEMGSTIKPFLMAAALEEHITKPDTLYFCENGKWKLHNVRIRDTKKLQWITAKKVLTYSSNIGTAKIGLELGATKYRDYLVRLGFGKKAALPLAGQSSGILRPLNRWTQVDLANAAFGQGFASTMPQLAEAYLALANGGVRKPLRLVKNFPLNENVLKENSQRVFSEETAYTVLKMMQDVVDSGTGKSAAISGVSIGGKTGTAQKASRSGGYGRKYTASFVGLVPALNPRFITLVVVDEPAKNYYGSKVAAPAFKEIAMRYMALNGTLPDFEKSRLLATATPSTLIPKYGERRFGVGDKPQIAGKSIPDLRGKSIRFAMEVYARQGIIPSVKGSGAFVKKQKPAAGAKWPVGGKQQYTLWLSEQS encoded by the coding sequence GTGCGGTTTTTGTGCGTTGCTGCGCTTATTGCAGTCGTATGGTGCTCTTTGTGGGCACGTGCATACTGTTTGCAAGTTGTGGATACTCAGAATCTAAGTGGCAGAGCGCTTCGTCAACATCTTACATCGGAATTGGTGACAGGCCGTCGAGGAAAGATTCTTGACAGGGATAACAGGGTATTGGCATCTACCCTTGCCATTAAATCTGTTTTTGTACGCCCGTACGAAGTAGAGAGTCCGTATACTGTATCTGTGCGTCTTGCCAAAATTCTTGGAGTAGATCCTAAGTATATTCGCAAGAAAATTAAAAAAGGTCGGAATTTTGTTTGGATAAAACGCAAAATTGACGACAGAACAGCCACTGCAATTAAGAAACAAGGTTTGAAGGGCGTTTACCTTCAGACTGAATTTGGTCGAATCTATCCGAACAAGATGCTGGGCGGTAATTTGCTTGGTTATGTCGGCGTAGACGAAAAAGGTTTGGCTGGTATTGAATATGCGTTTAACAAAACGCTTACAGGATCATCTTCTAAGTTTGTTGTGCAGCGCGATGCTGCGGGACGCAGACTCTTTTTACAGGGAGCTGAGGAAACCACGCCGCTTCAGGGTGATGACATAGCTCTGACCATTGATTCAGAAGTTCAATTCTTTGCTGAACAGGCTGTGCAGTATGCAGTGAATAAATATGATGCCCGATGGGGTGGTGCCATGGTGGTAGATGTTGCCAGTGGTGACATTCTTGCATGGGCACAGGCTCCGATGTTTAACCCGAACGTATATGGGCAGTACTCATCCAGCCAGCGTCGGGATCGGATTGCGCAGGATGCCTTTGAAATGGGATCCACAATAAAACCATTTCTTATGGCTGCGGCGCTTGAAGAACATATTACCAAGCCGGATACGTTGTACTTCTGTGAAAACGGTAAATGGAAACTCCATAATGTGCGTATTCGCGATACGAAAAAGTTACAGTGGATTACAGCAAAAAAGGTGCTGACGTATTCCAGTAACATCGGTACCGCAAAAATAGGACTCGAACTTGGTGCGACCAAGTATCGTGATTATCTTGTCCGGTTAGGATTTGGCAAGAAAGCGGCACTACCTTTGGCTGGGCAGTCTTCTGGTATCTTACGTCCGTTGAATAGGTGGACGCAGGTTGATCTTGCAAACGCGGCATTTGGACAGGGCTTTGCTTCAACAATGCCGCAGTTGGCAGAAGCCTATCTTGCCCTTGCTAACGGTGGAGTGCGAAAACCGTTACGCTTGGTGAAGAATTTTCCATTAAATGAAAATGTGCTGAAAGAAAATTCCCAACGAGTTTTTTCAGAAGAAACTGCTTATACAGTATTAAAGATGATGCAGGATGTAGTGGATTCCGGCACGGGTAAAAGTGCTGCTATTTCCGGCGTTTCTATTGGAGGTAAAACCGGCACAGCGCAAAAAGCATCGCGCAGTGGCGGGTATGGCAGGAAGTATACAGCATCATTTGTCGGGCTGGTACCTGCATTAAATCCAAGGTTCATCACGCTTGTTGTGGTTGATGAACCGGCTAAAAACTATTACGGGAGCAAGGTTGCTGCACCGGCGTTTAAAGAAATCGCGATGCGCTACATGGCTCTTAATGGCACCTTACCTGACTTTGAAAAGTCCCGCTTGCTTGCAACCGCAACTCCGTCAACGCTGATTCCAAAATACGGTGAACGGCGCTTCGGTGTTGGTGACAAACCACAGATTGCAGGCAAGTCTATTCCGGATTTACGGGGCAAGTCTATACGCTTCGCAATGGAAGTATATGCACGTCAGGGTATTATCCCGTCTGTAAAAGGTAGCGGTGCTTTTGTTAAAAAACAAAAACCGGCAGCGGGCGCAAAGTGGCCTGTCGGTGGGAAACAGCAATATACTCTCTGGCTATCGGAGCAATCATAA
- the rsmH gene encoding 16S rRNA (cytosine(1402)-N(4))-methyltransferase RsmH, translated as MNSEQDSAQNRQEWDDHVSVLLNEVIDYLDPKPGGYYLDGTLGLAGHSEALLKKAEGKAHLLGIDRDLETLERARKRLEPFGDHVVTAHARFSEFEMVMRDAGWDELDGALIDIGVSSMQIDQPERGFSFRVEGPLDMRMDPSGGMAPASTIVNKASYEKLKFIIGRYGEDPMCGRIAKAIIEARSVSPIETTTQLASIVEKAYPAKWRAKSRNHPATRTFQGLRMVVNSELEELEAFLKRILDHLRPGGRLAVITFHSLEDRMVKRMFKEESAGCICPKQIPVCICNHKPNIKLITRKPVTATAEELKVNPRSSSAKLRVVEKL; from the coding sequence ATGAATTCCGAACAGGATAGCGCACAAAACCGGCAAGAATGGGACGATCATGTCTCTGTATTGCTGAACGAAGTGATCGACTATCTCGACCCTAAGCCGGGTGGCTATTACTTAGATGGCACCCTTGGTCTTGCAGGGCATAGCGAAGCTTTGTTGAAAAAAGCAGAAGGTAAAGCGCATCTGCTCGGTATCGATAGGGACCTTGAAACACTTGAGCGCGCACGTAAGCGTCTTGAGCCGTTTGGAGATCACGTTGTAACCGCCCATGCCAGATTCAGTGAATTTGAAATGGTTATGCGCGATGCAGGTTGGGATGAGTTAGATGGAGCGCTGATTGATATCGGTGTTTCTTCTATGCAAATTGATCAGCCTGAGCGCGGTTTCAGCTTCAGGGTTGAAGGGCCGCTTGATATGCGAATGGATCCTTCCGGTGGAATGGCTCCGGCCAGTACCATTGTAAACAAGGCCTCCTACGAAAAATTAAAATTTATTATCGGCCGGTATGGTGAAGATCCGATGTGCGGACGTATTGCAAAGGCAATTATTGAAGCACGTTCCGTTTCTCCAATCGAGACAACAACACAGTTGGCTTCCATTGTAGAGAAAGCATATCCGGCAAAATGGCGTGCCAAGTCCAGAAACCATCCTGCAACGCGTACTTTTCAGGGGCTGCGTATGGTGGTGAACAGCGAATTAGAAGAGCTTGAAGCATTTTTGAAACGCATTCTGGATCATCTGCGTCCTGGTGGACGACTTGCAGTAATCACCTTCCACTCTTTGGAAGACCGTATGGTGAAGCGCATGTTCAAGGAAGAATCTGCTGGATGTATTTGTCCAAAACAGATTCCTGTGTGCATTTGCAACCATAAACCGAATATTAAGTTGATTACTAGAAAACCGGTTACTGCAACTGCTGAAGAACTGAAGGTAAATCCACGTTCTTCCAGCGCGAAACTGCGTGTGGTTGAAAAACTGTAG
- a CDS encoding efflux RND transporter periplasmic adaptor subunit, translating to MGKRTTIIPAVLIILLLAVVAVWFFVVRETGTTVRVLQTAPATRGSVSVQLKSTGIIKPQVGAIVKTGTRATGVIERMLVRVGDKVKKGVLIAKIDDREQRTEYQSKEAALRQAQADLTNVNKTYPIKLEQAQATLDGSLAKRRFTYLTWQRNTELVATGVMEQAALDEAYQNYVVAATQAKADKEALRLVEENYIKDLINAVEAVVAAQADLENASIQISYTEIYAPITGLVSQVAIQEGETVVTGLEVANLITILDPTRLEMLIYVDETDVGTVTSGMPVNFTVDAYPNVIFRGMVSKIYPEAVIQDNIVYYQALVPLSPQTALQLRPEMTTQCSIITKEIDGVLVIPNEAIKWVNDKKHVYIVDADGKAKPVSPKFGVMGENNTEILSGINEGDRVATRIIIPTITSDNSK from the coding sequence ATGGGTAAACGGACAACCATTATTCCAGCTGTGCTCATCATTCTGCTACTCGCCGTCGTAGCAGTATGGTTCTTTGTTGTCCGAGAGACTGGCACTACAGTCCGTGTGTTACAGACCGCCCCAGCAACACGGGGCAGCGTATCTGTTCAACTCAAATCCACCGGCATTATCAAGCCCCAAGTCGGTGCCATTGTAAAAACAGGCACTCGCGCCACAGGTGTTATTGAACGAATGCTCGTGCGTGTGGGAGACAAAGTTAAAAAAGGCGTACTCATAGCCAAAATCGACGATAGAGAACAACGTACTGAATACCAGTCTAAAGAAGCAGCGTTAAGGCAAGCACAAGCAGACCTAACAAACGTCAATAAAACATACCCCATTAAATTAGAGCAGGCACAGGCAACCCTCGATGGTTCCCTCGCAAAGCGCCGCTTCACGTACCTAACTTGGCAACGCAACACCGAACTTGTTGCAACCGGAGTTATGGAGCAAGCCGCACTGGATGAAGCCTATCAGAACTATGTTGTTGCAGCGACACAAGCGAAAGCAGACAAAGAAGCCCTCAGACTTGTAGAAGAAAACTACATAAAAGACCTGATCAATGCAGTAGAAGCCGTTGTTGCTGCACAGGCCGATCTTGAGAACGCCAGCATTCAAATCAGCTATACGGAAATCTACGCCCCAATCACCGGCCTTGTCAGTCAAGTCGCCATACAGGAAGGTGAAACTGTAGTTACAGGATTAGAAGTAGCAAACCTCATTACCATCCTCGACCCCACCCGTCTTGAAATGCTGATCTATGTTGACGAGACAGATGTAGGAACTGTTACCAGTGGGATGCCGGTTAATTTCACGGTCGACGCATACCCGAATGTTATCTTCCGAGGCATGGTTTCCAAAATATATCCAGAAGCTGTGATACAGGATAACATTGTGTACTATCAGGCTCTTGTTCCACTCTCACCACAAACAGCCCTCCAGTTACGACCTGAAATGACTACACAGTGCTCCATCATAACGAAAGAAATCGATGGAGTGCTCGTCATTCCCAACGAAGCAATCAAATGGGTTAATGACAAAAAACACGTTTATATAGTTGACGCTGATGGCAAAGCAAAACCTGTTTCACCAAAATTTGGAGTGATGGGAGAAAACAATACTGAAATTCTCTCAGGTATTAACGAAGGAGACAGGGTTGCCACTCGAATTATCATTCCAACCATAACCTCGGATAACAGTAAGTAA
- the pyk gene encoding pyruvate kinase, producing the protein MRTKIIATIGPASNSRQKLSELIEAGVRIFRLNFSHGDATMFEGLIALIRELEAEYNTPITILQDLSGPKMRIGQLSEDSYTLKKYDRLVLGPSGSEHVRQLPFIPFDVPEIMETLELGDKIVLADGVLPFRVTEKLDLGAFEIECRNDGFLTSRKGLALPGKPINLPAMTEKDQKDLRDGLRLGVDACALSFVQTPADIEVARKIILEAGKNIPIIAKLERQTSVQNLDAILEVTDIIMVARGDLGVECPLPQLPAMQKRIIEACNRVGKPVIVATQMLLSMVNNPVPTRAETTDVANAVLDGTDCLMLSEETAMGNFPVETVKYMTNIAQEAEKYYFEQDRDMTPSKDQSTPDFLAYSACLMAEKVEAKALVCHSNSGASARLLSARRPDQLVHALTPNENVRRALNFSWGVVTDPVDKSIEAHLQRAETFVETSPEFHAGDRIVITAGQPKPGGQARGTNLVKIYHK; encoded by the coding sequence ATGAGAACTAAAATTATTGCCACCATTGGTCCGGCCAGTAACTCCAGACAGAAACTGTCAGAACTTATCGAAGCCGGTGTACGGATTTTCAGGCTGAACTTCTCTCATGGCGATGCGACCATGTTTGAAGGTCTTATTGCACTGATCCGCGAACTCGAAGCAGAGTACAATACCCCTATTACAATTCTTCAGGACCTTTCCGGTCCTAAGATGCGTATTGGTCAGCTCAGCGAAGACAGCTATACGCTGAAGAAATATGACCGCCTTGTACTTGGCCCTTCCGGTTCTGAACATGTGCGTCAACTTCCATTCATCCCGTTCGATGTTCCTGAGATCATGGAAACTCTGGAACTCGGCGACAAAATCGTGCTCGCAGACGGTGTACTTCCGTTCCGCGTGACCGAAAAACTCGATCTTGGCGCATTTGAGATCGAATGTCGCAACGACGGGTTCCTGACCTCCCGTAAAGGTCTGGCTCTTCCTGGCAAGCCGATCAACCTTCCGGCTATGACTGAAAAAGACCAAAAAGACCTGCGTGACGGTCTACGTCTCGGTGTTGATGCGTGCGCACTCTCCTTTGTTCAGACTCCTGCTGACATTGAAGTTGCCCGCAAAATCATCCTTGAGGCCGGGAAAAACATTCCAATTATTGCAAAACTCGAACGCCAGACTTCTGTTCAGAACCTTGATGCTATCCTCGAAGTTACTGACATCATCATGGTTGCCCGTGGTGACCTGGGCGTTGAATGTCCCCTTCCACAGCTTCCAGCTATGCAGAAACGCATTATCGAAGCATGTAACCGAGTTGGTAAACCTGTAATCGTTGCAACCCAGATGCTTCTCTCCATGGTGAACAACCCTGTTCCTACCCGTGCAGAGACCACTGACGTTGCCAACGCAGTACTCGACGGCACTGACTGTCTCATGCTCTCTGAAGAAACCGCTATGGGCAACTTCCCTGTTGAGACAGTTAAGTACATGACCAACATCGCTCAGGAAGCAGAAAAATACTACTTTGAGCAAGACCGTGACATGACTCCGAGCAAAGACCAGTCCACTCCAGACTTCCTTGCATACTCTGCATGTCTCATGGCTGAAAAAGTAGAAGCCAAGGCACTTGTATGTCACTCTAACAGTGGCGCATCCGCCCGTCTGTTGTCCGCACGCCGTCCGGATCAGCTTGTTCACGCACTGACTCCGAACGAAAATGTTCGCCGTGCATTGAACTTCTCATGGGGTGTTGTAACCGATCCTGTTGACAAATCTATTGAAGCCCACCTACAACGAGCTGAAACATTTGTTGAAACATCCCCTGAATTCCATGCTGGTGACCGCATTGTTATTACTGCAGGACAGCCTAAACCGGGAGGACAAGCCAGGGGTACAAACTTGGTAAAAATCTACCACAAGTAA
- a CDS encoding symporter small accessory protein — MLLGLGSIETALPYWLCILSTIGCIAYGIKNWNNAGEPDTVTAEVELIVQDSTDN; from the coding sequence ATGTTACTTGGACTTGGAAGCATTGAAACAGCACTACCATACTGGCTTTGTATTTTGTCTACCATTGGCTGCATCGCCTACGGAATTAAAAACTGGAACAACGCAGGCGAGCCTGACACCGTTACAGCTGAAGTCGAATTAATAGTGCAAGACAG